The Magnolia sinica isolate HGM2019 chromosome 9, MsV1, whole genome shotgun sequence genome contains a region encoding:
- the LOC131255881 gene encoding heterogeneous nuclear ribonucleoprotein 1 — protein MGSKSNDSKTGEGASPGKIFIGGLAKDTSMATFTKHFGKYGEITDSVIMKDRYTGQPRGFGFITYADPSVVDKVIEETHVINGKQVEIKRTIPKGSVQSKDFKTKKIFVGGIPSTVTEDEFKNFFSKYGKVVDHQIIRDHATSRSRGFGFIIFDSEEVVDEMLTKGNMLDLAGTQVEIKKAEPKKPSNPPPSSFGSDYRARPFSDGLGGFGDSFGGFGGGSGGFGPASYRTPGGLSARLGGYGGYDDGGFGGGYGGFGGSGLGGYRGESSLGYSSRLGSYGGGFGSSYSGGGGLGGYSRGGEGYGGYGGSYESGPGAGYGGGGLFGNRGGYSGGGRYHPYAR, from the exons ATGGGTTCGAAATCGAACGATTCGAAGACGGGCGAAGGAGCGAGCCCagg GAAGATTTTCATCGGAGGTCTTGCAAAAGATACGAGCATGG CTACATTCACAAAGCATTTTGGCAAATATGGAGAAATAACGGATTCCGTGATAATGAAAGATCGTTATACGGGGCAGCCAAGAGGGTTTGGGTTCATAACTTATGCAGATCCCTCTGTTGTTGACAAAGTGATCGAGGAAACCCATGTTATCAATGGTAAACAA GTTGAAATCAAAAGGACTATCCCGAAAGGGTCTGTACAATCGAAGGATTTCAAAACAAAGAAGATCTTTGTTGGCGGGATTCCTTCTACGGTCACGGAAG ATGAGTTCAAGAATTTCTTCTCCAAGTATGGGAAAGTGGTGGATCACCAGATAATTCGCGACCATGCGACCAGTCGTTCCCGAGGCTTTGGTTTTATAATCTTTGACAGTGAAGAAGTTGTAGATGAAATGTTAACCAAGGGCAATATGCTTGACCTTGCTGGTACTCAG GTGGAGATCAAGAAGGCTGAACCAAAGAAACCCTCAAACCCACCTCCATCGTCCTTTGGTAGCGACTATAGGGCACGTCCTTTCAGTGATGGTCTTGGTGGATTTGGCGACTCATTTGGTGGTTTTGGGGGTGGCAGCGGCGGCTTTGGCCCTGCTTCCTATAGGACACCAGGAGGTCTCAGTGCTAGGCTCGGAGGTTATGGCGGGTATGATGATGGAGGTTTTGGCGGTGGATATGGAGGTTTTGGTGGAAGCGGCTTGGGGGGTTACAGAGGAGAATCTTCCCTAGGCTACTCCAGTCGCCTTGGATCATATGGTGGAGGATTTGGCAGTAGTTATAGCGGAGGAGGGGGTTTAGGCGGCTATAGCCGAGGCGGCGAAGGCTATGGGGGATATGGAGGTAGTTATGAGTCTGGCCCAGGTGCCGGCTATGGTGGAGGTGGGTTGTTTGGAAATAGGGGAGGCTATAGTGGGGGTGGCCGATACCATCCGTATGCAAggtag